Part of the Roseobacter litoralis Och 149 genome, CGACCTTGGCACGCTTAGTAATATCGCGACGCTCAATACAGGCGAATATCCCGAAGGGATCGACACCACCCCAGATGGTCGGCACGTCGTTGTTGCCAACTGGTTTGAAAATACAGTGACAGTATTCGACGCGGATGCACTTTCCGTGGTACAACACATCGAAACCTGTGACGGCCCCCGTGCATTCGGGACATTTATTCTGGGAGGAACTGAATGAAACGTATTGGATTGACAGCAGCGCTGATGTGCTGTGTGGCGCTCCCTGCGCTGGCAAGTAACGAAGCATGGGAAGCCGTAAAGGCCCAGCTTTATGGCGAACGCTTCATGCTTGATGGCGACGGCATCATCGCAATCGACGCCCCTTACAGAACTCCGGATGATGCCCGCACGGACCTTGCCGCGCAGATCAAGGCACCAGATGGTGCACAACTGGCAAAGGTGACGGTCGTTCTGGACGAAAACCCGATGCCCGTCTCTGCCATTTTTGACTTAGAAACCCCACAATCCGGCTTTTACTTTGACATCACGATGCGCGTAAACGGTCCAACTCCGATGCATGTGATCGCAGAGACGACGGACGGTCGGCTGTTCGTTTCAGAGACTTTTGTAAAAACCTCAGGCACTGGCGCTTGTGCAGCGCCGCCGGGTACCGATCCCGAACTCGCGCTGGCTTCTCTTGGTGAGATGAACATCGAAATAGCAGGCACATTGCCGGGTGTCGGTGGGGGCAAGCTAGAAAACCTCTCTGCGCGTCTTGGTCGGATGGACGTGGACATTTCGCATCCCTCACATTCCGGCATGCAGAGGGATCAGATCTCGCTGTTGTTCATCCCGATGCGTTACGTGGAAAATGTCGAAATTGACCTTGATGGCGCAGGCTACGTCGATCTGACTGGGTCGATCTCACTGTCAGAAAACCCACGCCTCGGTCTGGCTGTCCCGCAAAGCACGCGGTCCGTTGATGTCACGATGACAGATACGAATGGAACCGTGGCGCATCTGCGCAAGGACTTGCCGGGCTTCTGAATTACTGCGTTTGGGGCTGGCCGTCGCGGGGCTTGACCCGCTCCAGCGGATAGTCCCACAGGCCCCAGCCGTCAGTGCCCTCAGGGAACCAGTACACGGATGTGTACCCCCACTCCAACGCACGGCGCGCGGCGTTCCAGCTCATCCAGCAGTCTTCCAGACAAAACAGAACGATGGGATGATCTGCATTGCCTTGCGTGGCCGCGTCGAGTGCGTCGCGAAAATAGGCTTCGGTCACATCGGCAATCGCGCCATAGCCCACATTGGGCACCCAGATCGCACCGGGGATCGAGATGCGCGGTTTGTCCCGCCAGATCGTGCCAGCAGGCAGGTTCGCCGGTTTGGGCGGTTGCGGCATCACGTCAATGAAGGCCGCCTGCCCCGATACCCATAACGCATGCGCCTCTTCGGGTCCGACAATAGTACCGCCTTGCAGGGTTGCAGGTACGGGACTGCGATAGTGATCCATGCGGTAGTCTGTCGGTTCGGGCACAGTTTGCGCCCCTGCTTGCTGCGACACAAAAAGAAATGTCGCTGCAAGCAAAGCTTTGATCAATTTGAAATCTCCATGACCTCAGTGCCAAGATCAGTCACCAGCGGCACACCGGCATCCGCCAGCAAACTGTTGATTTCATCCTGATTGCGGCGGATCAAGGAATTCAGGTTGCGCTGCCACACCTTTTCGCCCAAACGCACGCCCATCGTGATCCGAAAAAACAGGCGCGGCGGCGTTTGCTCGCTGACAAGGGGGATCACCTTAAAATCGGGGTAACTGGATTTTACCAAGGGGCCACCCAGCGGTCCCCACAGAATAGCGCCATCGATCTCACCTGCGCCGAGATCATCCAGCATGTCCACTGCCGGGCTCTCATGGCGGCGGTCCACCACCAGATTGTAAGCTTTGGCTTTCGCGATCAGACCATTGCGCGCAAGATGCGCCGACGGTGGCGTGCCCGCGATGATACCCAGTTTGCGGCCCTTCAGGACAGGGTCAGCAAGCGTTTTC contains:
- a CDS encoding quinoprotein dehydrogenase-associated SoxYZ-like carrier — its product is MKRIGLTAALMCCVALPALASNEAWEAVKAQLYGERFMLDGDGIIAIDAPYRTPDDARTDLAAQIKAPDGAQLAKVTVVLDENPMPVSAIFDLETPQSGFYFDITMRVNGPTPMHVIAETTDGRLFVSETFVKTSGTGACAAPPGTDPELALASLGEMNIEIAGTLPGVGGGKLENLSARLGRMDVDISHPSHSGMQRDQISLLFIPMRYVENVEIDLDGAGYVDLTGSISLSENPRLGLAVPQSTRSVDVTMTDTNGTVAHLRKDLPGF
- a CDS encoding substrate-binding domain-containing protein; the encoded protein is MPAWADKYQRLVVTLLLGFCLAGSVGAQTSDLVSSSALRVCADPANYPMSSRDEDGFENKLAEFVGAKLELPVQYTWYPMATGFVRNTLNAKQCDLIIGYAQGHELVLNTNHYFTSVYTLIVPKDAEIADVKTLADPVLKGRKLGIIAGTPPSAHLARNGLIAKAKAYNLVVDRRHESPAVDMLDDLGAGEIDGAILWGPLGGPLVKSSYPDFKVIPLVSEQTPPRLFFRITMGVRLGEKVWQRNLNSLIRRNQDEINSLLADAGVPLVTDLGTEVMEISN
- a CDS encoding PQQ-dependent catabolism-associated CXXCW motif protein — its product is MIKALLAATFLFVSQQAGAQTVPEPTDYRMDHYRSPVPATLQGGTIVGPEEAHALWVSGQAAFIDVMPQPPKPANLPAGTIWRDKPRISIPGAIWVPNVGYGAIADVTEAYFRDALDAATQGNADHPIVLFCLEDCWMSWNAARRALEWGYTSVYWFPEGTDGWGLWDYPLERVKPRDGQPQTQ